A window of the Thalassoglobus sp. JC818 genome harbors these coding sequences:
- a CDS encoding pyrroloquinoline quinone-dependent dehydrogenase, giving the protein MRSILIVMSVVAMLAARPVDLFGDLPSGANWETVGGDRGCQRYSTLSQINRENVDQLEVAWVYHTGELDRERKKTIECTPLIIDGVMYLSTGYLRVVALNAETGEQLWEFDPFESHAPAGPLASGGVNRGLAWWSDQKPGGERRILHGTSDGRLFSIDSKTGKLDPGFGENGIKDLREDFEEDLSKMAYGPTSAPAVCGDIVFLGVSNGEGPSIAAPGDIRAFDVRTGRQLWRFHTVPRPGEKGHETWEGDSWKYRGGANAWGGLSVDTERNLVFAGLGSAAFDFYGGDRHGENLYANSTIALDAFSGELKWHFQTLRHDLWDHDLPVYPNLVTVTHDGKQIPAVAQVTKTGFVYLFNRESGEPLFEIEDRPVPQSDVPGEQAWPTQPIPVKPPPFSVQHFDESNVTDIGEANREYVLKELKKIKTGPAFSPPSLQGTVVIPGFHGGANWSGASFDPETGVLYVNSNNVPNVMTLVESPPGAKYKYGHRGYIQIRDQEGYPAIKPPWGVLTAIDLNQGEFVWQVPLGEYAELTERGIPQTGTETFGGTIVTDGGLVFIGGTKDEKFRAFDKSTGKVLWEHQLPAGGYATPSTYEVNGRQYVVIAAGGAGKLGTRAGDAFVVFALPEGGN; this is encoded by the coding sequence ATGCGCTCTATCTTGATAGTGATGTCAGTCGTGGCGATGCTTGCAGCGAGGCCAGTGGATCTTTTCGGAGATCTACCATCGGGCGCGAACTGGGAAACGGTCGGTGGTGACCGCGGTTGTCAGAGGTACTCGACTCTTTCGCAGATCAATCGCGAGAACGTTGACCAGCTTGAAGTGGCATGGGTCTACCACACGGGAGAACTTGATCGCGAGCGAAAGAAGACGATCGAATGCACTCCACTCATCATCGATGGAGTGATGTATCTCTCGACGGGTTACCTGAGAGTCGTTGCATTGAATGCAGAAACAGGCGAGCAACTTTGGGAGTTCGATCCATTCGAAAGTCATGCTCCTGCTGGCCCGCTTGCGTCGGGTGGAGTGAATCGAGGTTTGGCCTGGTGGAGTGACCAGAAGCCTGGTGGAGAGCGACGAATCCTACATGGCACGTCTGACGGAAGGTTATTCTCAATCGATTCCAAAACGGGAAAACTCGATCCCGGGTTTGGAGAGAACGGAATCAAAGATCTTCGAGAAGACTTTGAAGAGGACCTTTCTAAAATGGCCTACGGTCCGACTTCGGCACCGGCTGTTTGTGGAGACATCGTTTTTCTCGGTGTCTCGAATGGAGAAGGGCCGAGCATCGCTGCGCCGGGGGACATTCGAGCATTCGACGTTCGAACCGGTCGTCAGCTGTGGAGATTTCATACCGTTCCGCGTCCCGGAGAAAAAGGACACGAGACTTGGGAAGGGGATTCGTGGAAGTACCGAGGAGGGGCGAACGCCTGGGGCGGATTGAGCGTGGACACCGAGAGGAATCTCGTCTTCGCAGGCTTGGGCTCAGCTGCTTTCGACTTCTACGGAGGAGATCGCCACGGAGAAAACTTGTACGCGAACTCAACGATCGCGCTCGATGCTTTCAGTGGAGAACTGAAGTGGCACTTTCAAACGTTGCGTCACGATCTGTGGGATCATGATCTCCCCGTCTATCCAAATCTCGTCACAGTCACTCACGATGGAAAACAAATTCCGGCAGTCGCACAGGTAACGAAGACGGGATTTGTTTACCTCTTCAATCGGGAGTCCGGAGAACCGTTGTTTGAAATCGAAGATCGACCGGTTCCGCAGTCTGATGTTCCCGGTGAGCAGGCTTGGCCGACACAACCGATTCCGGTGAAGCCGCCGCCGTTTTCGGTTCAGCACTTTGATGAGTCCAACGTGACCGACATCGGCGAAGCGAATCGAGAATATGTGCTGAAGGAACTTAAGAAGATCAAAACCGGACCTGCTTTCAGTCCGCCGAGTTTACAGGGGACCGTTGTCATTCCCGGATTTCACGGAGGAGCGAACTGGTCGGGAGCCAGCTTCGATCCGGAAACGGGCGTTCTCTATGTCAACTCAAACAACGTTCCCAACGTGATGACGCTCGTCGAATCTCCACCGGGAGCGAAATACAAGTATGGTCATCGCGGCTACATTCAGATTCGCGACCAGGAAGGCTATCCCGCGATCAAGCCGCCTTGGGGGGTGTTGACGGCGATCGATCTGAATCAAGGCGAGTTCGTCTGGCAGGTTCCGCTCGGGGAATACGCAGAACTGACAGAAAGAGGCATCCCTCAAACTGGAACGGAAACCTTCGGCGGAACGATTGTCACAGATGGCGGTCTCGTCTTCATTGGGGGAACAAAGGACGAGAAGTTTCGAGCTTTCGACAAGTCGACAGGCAAAGTGCTCTGGGAACATCAACTCCCAGCTGGGGGGTATGCGACTCCATCAACTTACGAAGTCAATGGTCGACAATACGTCGTCATCGCAGCTGGCGGAGCAGGCAAACTGGGAACGAGGGCAGGGGATGCCTTTGTCGTCTTCGCGCTTCCCGAAGGAGGGAATTAA
- a CDS encoding Gfo/Idh/MocA family oxidoreductase, which produces MNGTLKLAVIGVGALGRHHARILSEMEGVELIAVADPNEKQGRSVAESCGCNWTNDYRTLIKSVDAVSVVVPTFLHKQVGGDFLSKDVPVLMEKPLAGNVEDGEALVRLADEHSIPLQVGHIERFNPAFQEIADWTGEPKYIRTERVSPYAFRSMDIGVVHDLMIHDIELCLSLTQEMPTRVEAFGASLVGGREDAVQARLYFPNGCIADLTVNRVSPTPSRNIQCWSETGCATADLTTRIVKKFSPTPMMQSGQFPFDLAQSGERTIDELKTQVFGTFIEPQEVQASNDDALTAELTSFIDAVRHRHRPIVNGRDALAALRVAETVLECVESHCWDGTKEGRVGPSALLKFYSADSADGSDSAAA; this is translated from the coding sequence ATGAATGGGACACTGAAACTTGCCGTGATTGGAGTCGGCGCACTCGGTCGACATCACGCACGAATCCTTTCCGAAATGGAAGGGGTCGAGCTAATCGCCGTTGCCGACCCGAATGAGAAACAAGGACGGTCTGTCGCAGAATCGTGTGGTTGCAATTGGACCAACGACTACCGCACTCTCATTAAATCCGTCGATGCAGTTTCGGTCGTCGTTCCAACCTTTCTTCACAAACAGGTCGGCGGAGATTTTCTCTCCAAGGATGTTCCCGTCCTCATGGAGAAGCCGCTGGCTGGCAATGTTGAAGATGGAGAAGCACTCGTCCGCCTTGCTGATGAGCACTCGATTCCTCTTCAAGTGGGCCACATCGAACGCTTCAATCCCGCCTTCCAGGAAATCGCAGACTGGACCGGGGAACCAAAATACATTCGAACAGAACGCGTCAGCCCATACGCATTTCGCTCGATGGATATCGGAGTCGTGCACGACCTGATGATTCACGACATCGAACTTTGCCTGTCACTGACACAGGAAATGCCAACCCGCGTCGAAGCCTTCGGAGCTTCACTCGTGGGAGGTCGGGAAGATGCTGTACAGGCGCGGCTTTACTTCCCGAATGGATGTATCGCCGACCTGACGGTCAACCGCGTTTCGCCGACTCCATCACGAAACATTCAGTGCTGGTCCGAGACCGGATGCGCCACCGCAGATTTGACAACCCGCATCGTCAAGAAGTTCTCACCAACGCCGATGATGCAATCGGGTCAGTTCCCATTCGACCTCGCCCAATCTGGCGAACGAACGATCGACGAATTGAAAACACAGGTCTTCGGAACGTTCATCGAGCCTCAAGAAGTCCAAGCTTCAAACGATGATGCGCTGACGGCGGAACTGACTTCGTTCATCGACGCTGTTCGCCATCGTCATCGTCCGATTGTGAATGGCCGCGATGCCTTGGCAGCCTTGCGTGTCGCAGAAACTGTTCTGGAATGCGTCGAATCGCACTGCTGGGACGGAACGAAAGAAGGCAGAGTCGGTCCTTCAGCACTTCTCAAGTTCTACTCCGCCGATTCAGCCGACGGATCTGACAGCGCTGCAGCCTAA